One window of Medicago truncatula cultivar Jemalong A17 chromosome 2, MtrunA17r5.0-ANR, whole genome shotgun sequence genomic DNA carries:
- the LOC11430354 gene encoding methylmalonate-semialdehyde dehydrogenase [acylating], mitochondrial isoform X2: MATSHFSTQSNPLVPNLIGGKFIESKSLTFIDVINPATQEVLSQVPLTTNEEFKAAVAAAKKAFPSWRNTPITKRQRVMLKFQELIRRDMDKLALNVTTEQGKTLKDAQGDVFRGLEVVEHACGMATLQMGEYVSNVSHGIDTFSIREPLGVCAGICPFNFPAMIPLWMFPVAVTCGNTFILKPSEKDPGASMLLSQLAMEAGLPEGVLNIVHGAHDTVNAICDHDDIKAISFVGSNVAGMHIYARAAAKGKRVQSNMGAKNHAVVMPDASVDATINALIAAGFGAAGQRCMALSTVVFVGGSKPWESILVERAKALKVNAGTEADADLGPVISIQAKERIHRLIQSGFESGARLLLDGRSIVVPGYESGNFIGPTILADVRSDMECYKEEIFGPVLLLTEADSLEEAISFVNENKYGNGATIFTRSGVAARKFQTEIEAGQVGINVPIPVPLPFFSFTGNKASFAGDLNFYGKAGVNFYTQIKTITQNWKDSDSDDKINMAMPTSQKS, from the exons ATGGCAACTTCTCATTTTTCAACACAATCTAATCCCCTG GTTCCAAATCTCATCGGAGGCAAATTCATTGAGTCAAAATCACTGACTTTCATTGATGTTATAAACCCT GCCACACAAGAAGTTCTTTCACAAGTTCCTTTGACTACAAATGAAGAGTTTAAAGCTGCAGTGGCTGCAGCAAAGAAGGCATTTCCATCATGGCGTAACACTCCAATCACGAAACGCCAACGTGTTATGTTGAAGTTCCAAGAGCTTATACGCAGAGATATG GATAAACTAGCCCTTAATGTGACCACCGAACAAGGAAAGACGTTAAAGGATGCACAAGGAGATGTATTCCGTGGTTTAG AGGTGGTTGAACATGCTTGTGGGATGGCAACACTACAGATGGGAGAGTATGTTTCCAATGTATCACATGGAATTGATACTTTCAGCATTAGAGAACCACTTGGTGTTTGTGCCGGCATCTGTCCTTTTAACTTTCCTGCAATGATTCCCCTGTGG ATGTTCCCAGTGGCAGTTACATGTGGCAATACCTTCATCCTAAAACCATCAGAGAAAGATCCAg GTGCTTCTATGCTTCTTTCACAATTGGCAATGGAAGCTGGTTTGCCAGAGGGTGTCTTAAACATAGTTCATGGTGCCCAT GATACTGTGAATGCCATTTGTGATCATGATGATATCAAAGCTATATCTTTCGTTGGTTCAAATGTT GCTGGAATGCACATATATGCAAGAGCAGCCGCTAAAGGCAAGCGTGTTCAG TCTAACATGGGGGCCAAAAATCATGCGGTTGTCATGCCGGATGCAAGTGTTGATGCTACTATAAATGCTTTAATTGCTGCAGGTTTTGGTGCTGCTGGACAAAGGTGTATGGCTCTAAGTACAGTTGTTTTTGTTGGAGGCTCAAAACCATG GGAAAGTATACTTGTGGAACGTGCCAAAGCTCTTAAAGTAAATGCTGGAACCGAAGCTGATGCAGACCTTGGTCCAGTCATTAGCATACAG GCAAAGGAGCGAATACACAGATTAATTCAATCTGGATTTGAAAGTGGGGCCAGACTATTGCTCGATGGAAGAAGTATAGTG GTCCCCGGATATGAATCTGGCAACTTTATTGGCCCAACCATCTTAGCAGATGTTCGTTCCGACATGGAGTGCTACAAG GAGGAAATTTTTGGCCCAGTTCTTCTCCTCACGGAG gCTGATAGCTTGGAAGAAGCCATAAGCTTTGTCAATGAAAACAA GTATGGAAATGGTGCTACTATATTTACTAGATCTGGCGTAGCTGCAAGGAAATTTCAGACCGAAATCGAGGCAGGGCAG GTGGGCATCAATGTTCCTATTCCTGTTCCATTACCCTTTTTCTCCTTTACTGGCAACAAGGCATCATTTGCAGGCGATCTCAATTTCTACG GCAAAGCAGGGGTTAACTTTTATACACAAATCAAAACTATAACCCAGAACTGGAAGGATTCAGATAGTGACGACAAGATTAACATGGCCATGCCAACTTCTCAAAAATCTTAA
- the LOC11430354 gene encoding methylmalonate-semialdehyde dehydrogenase [acylating], mitochondrial isoform X3, with protein MATSHFSTQSNPLKVPNLIGGKFIESKSLTFIDVINPATQEVLSQVPLTTNEEFKAAVAAAKKAFPSWRNTPITKRQRVMLKFQELIRRDMDKLALNVTTEQGKTLKDAQGDVFRGLEVVEHACGMATLQMGEYVSNVSHGIDTFSIREPLGVCAGICPFNFPAMIPLWMFPVAVTCGNTFILKPSEKDPGASMLLSQLAMEAGLPEGVLNIVHGAHDTVNAICDHDDIKAISFVGSNVAGMHIYARAAAKGKRVQSNMGAKNHAVVMPDASVDATINALIAAGFGAAGQRCMALSTVVFVGGSKPWESILVERAKALKVNAGTEADADLGPVISIQAKERIHRLIQSGFESGARLLLDGRSIVPGYESGNFIGPTILADVRSDMECYKEEIFGPVLLLTEADSLEEAISFVNENKYGNGATIFTRSGVAARKFQTEIEAGQVGINVPIPVPLPFFSFTGNKASFAGDLNFYGKAGVNFYTQIKTITQNWKDSDSDDKINMAMPTSQKS; from the exons ATGGCAACTTCTCATTTTTCAACACAATCTAATCCCCTG AAGGTTCCAAATCTCATCGGAGGCAAATTCATTGAGTCAAAATCACTGACTTTCATTGATGTTATAAACCCT GCCACACAAGAAGTTCTTTCACAAGTTCCTTTGACTACAAATGAAGAGTTTAAAGCTGCAGTGGCTGCAGCAAAGAAGGCATTTCCATCATGGCGTAACACTCCAATCACGAAACGCCAACGTGTTATGTTGAAGTTCCAAGAGCTTATACGCAGAGATATG GATAAACTAGCCCTTAATGTGACCACCGAACAAGGAAAGACGTTAAAGGATGCACAAGGAGATGTATTCCGTGGTTTAG AGGTGGTTGAACATGCTTGTGGGATGGCAACACTACAGATGGGAGAGTATGTTTCCAATGTATCACATGGAATTGATACTTTCAGCATTAGAGAACCACTTGGTGTTTGTGCCGGCATCTGTCCTTTTAACTTTCCTGCAATGATTCCCCTGTGG ATGTTCCCAGTGGCAGTTACATGTGGCAATACCTTCATCCTAAAACCATCAGAGAAAGATCCAg GTGCTTCTATGCTTCTTTCACAATTGGCAATGGAAGCTGGTTTGCCAGAGGGTGTCTTAAACATAGTTCATGGTGCCCAT GATACTGTGAATGCCATTTGTGATCATGATGATATCAAAGCTATATCTTTCGTTGGTTCAAATGTT GCTGGAATGCACATATATGCAAGAGCAGCCGCTAAAGGCAAGCGTGTTCAG TCTAACATGGGGGCCAAAAATCATGCGGTTGTCATGCCGGATGCAAGTGTTGATGCTACTATAAATGCTTTAATTGCTGCAGGTTTTGGTGCTGCTGGACAAAGGTGTATGGCTCTAAGTACAGTTGTTTTTGTTGGAGGCTCAAAACCATG GGAAAGTATACTTGTGGAACGTGCCAAAGCTCTTAAAGTAAATGCTGGAACCGAAGCTGATGCAGACCTTGGTCCAGTCATTAGCATACAG GCAAAGGAGCGAATACACAGATTAATTCAATCTGGATTTGAAAGTGGGGCCAGACTATTGCTCGATGGAAGAAGTATA GTCCCCGGATATGAATCTGGCAACTTTATTGGCCCAACCATCTTAGCAGATGTTCGTTCCGACATGGAGTGCTACAAG GAGGAAATTTTTGGCCCAGTTCTTCTCCTCACGGAG gCTGATAGCTTGGAAGAAGCCATAAGCTTTGTCAATGAAAACAA GTATGGAAATGGTGCTACTATATTTACTAGATCTGGCGTAGCTGCAAGGAAATTTCAGACCGAAATCGAGGCAGGGCAG GTGGGCATCAATGTTCCTATTCCTGTTCCATTACCCTTTTTCTCCTTTACTGGCAACAAGGCATCATTTGCAGGCGATCTCAATTTCTACG GCAAAGCAGGGGTTAACTTTTATACACAAATCAAAACTATAACCCAGAACTGGAAGGATTCAGATAGTGACGACAAGATTAACATGGCCATGCCAACTTCTCAAAAATCTTAA
- the LOC11430354 gene encoding methylmalonate-semialdehyde dehydrogenase [acylating], mitochondrial isoform X1, whose translation MATSHFSTQSNPLKVPNLIGGKFIESKSLTFIDVINPATQEVLSQVPLTTNEEFKAAVAAAKKAFPSWRNTPITKRQRVMLKFQELIRRDMDKLALNVTTEQGKTLKDAQGDVFRGLEVVEHACGMATLQMGEYVSNVSHGIDTFSIREPLGVCAGICPFNFPAMIPLWMFPVAVTCGNTFILKPSEKDPGASMLLSQLAMEAGLPEGVLNIVHGAHDTVNAICDHDDIKAISFVGSNVAGMHIYARAAAKGKRVQSNMGAKNHAVVMPDASVDATINALIAAGFGAAGQRCMALSTVVFVGGSKPWESILVERAKALKVNAGTEADADLGPVISIQAKERIHRLIQSGFESGARLLLDGRSIVVPGYESGNFIGPTILADVRSDMECYKEEIFGPVLLLTEADSLEEAISFVNENKYGNGATIFTRSGVAARKFQTEIEAGQVGINVPIPVPLPFFSFTGNKASFAGDLNFYGKAGVNFYTQIKTITQNWKDSDSDDKINMAMPTSQKS comes from the exons ATGGCAACTTCTCATTTTTCAACACAATCTAATCCCCTG AAGGTTCCAAATCTCATCGGAGGCAAATTCATTGAGTCAAAATCACTGACTTTCATTGATGTTATAAACCCT GCCACACAAGAAGTTCTTTCACAAGTTCCTTTGACTACAAATGAAGAGTTTAAAGCTGCAGTGGCTGCAGCAAAGAAGGCATTTCCATCATGGCGTAACACTCCAATCACGAAACGCCAACGTGTTATGTTGAAGTTCCAAGAGCTTATACGCAGAGATATG GATAAACTAGCCCTTAATGTGACCACCGAACAAGGAAAGACGTTAAAGGATGCACAAGGAGATGTATTCCGTGGTTTAG AGGTGGTTGAACATGCTTGTGGGATGGCAACACTACAGATGGGAGAGTATGTTTCCAATGTATCACATGGAATTGATACTTTCAGCATTAGAGAACCACTTGGTGTTTGTGCCGGCATCTGTCCTTTTAACTTTCCTGCAATGATTCCCCTGTGG ATGTTCCCAGTGGCAGTTACATGTGGCAATACCTTCATCCTAAAACCATCAGAGAAAGATCCAg GTGCTTCTATGCTTCTTTCACAATTGGCAATGGAAGCTGGTTTGCCAGAGGGTGTCTTAAACATAGTTCATGGTGCCCAT GATACTGTGAATGCCATTTGTGATCATGATGATATCAAAGCTATATCTTTCGTTGGTTCAAATGTT GCTGGAATGCACATATATGCAAGAGCAGCCGCTAAAGGCAAGCGTGTTCAG TCTAACATGGGGGCCAAAAATCATGCGGTTGTCATGCCGGATGCAAGTGTTGATGCTACTATAAATGCTTTAATTGCTGCAGGTTTTGGTGCTGCTGGACAAAGGTGTATGGCTCTAAGTACAGTTGTTTTTGTTGGAGGCTCAAAACCATG GGAAAGTATACTTGTGGAACGTGCCAAAGCTCTTAAAGTAAATGCTGGAACCGAAGCTGATGCAGACCTTGGTCCAGTCATTAGCATACAG GCAAAGGAGCGAATACACAGATTAATTCAATCTGGATTTGAAAGTGGGGCCAGACTATTGCTCGATGGAAGAAGTATAGTG GTCCCCGGATATGAATCTGGCAACTTTATTGGCCCAACCATCTTAGCAGATGTTCGTTCCGACATGGAGTGCTACAAG GAGGAAATTTTTGGCCCAGTTCTTCTCCTCACGGAG gCTGATAGCTTGGAAGAAGCCATAAGCTTTGTCAATGAAAACAA GTATGGAAATGGTGCTACTATATTTACTAGATCTGGCGTAGCTGCAAGGAAATTTCAGACCGAAATCGAGGCAGGGCAG GTGGGCATCAATGTTCCTATTCCTGTTCCATTACCCTTTTTCTCCTTTACTGGCAACAAGGCATCATTTGCAGGCGATCTCAATTTCTACG GCAAAGCAGGGGTTAACTTTTATACACAAATCAAAACTATAACCCAGAACTGGAAGGATTCAGATAGTGACGACAAGATTAACATGGCCATGCCAACTTCTCAAAAATCTTAA
- the LOC11428540 gene encoding pentatricopeptide repeat-containing protein At4g31070, mitochondrial encodes MILSLNLNPLQCNCISFITRRFLSSVVPTHSPSDHIKTLVSMGLYHQTLQFFTQLHFSAHHFNSIPFVLPSVIKACSFTHFHAFGTQLHCLAFITGSYTDPIVSNSIISMYAKFFDIESARQVFDTMPHRDTITWNSMINAYLQNGLLVEALQMLKDFYFLGFLPKPELLASMVSMCGREMDLGWRIGRQIHGLVVVDGRIRIQHSVFLSTAFVDFYFRCGDSLMARSVFDEMEVKNEVSWTAVISGCANNQDYDVALACYREMQVEGVSPNRVTLIALLAACARPGFVKYGKEIHGYAFRRGFDSCHSFSPALIYLYCECGQSLHLAERIFEGSSLRDVVLWSSIIGSYARRGESDKALKLFNKMRTEETEPNYVTLLAVISACTNLSSFKHGGVIHGYILKFGIGFSIFVCNALINMYAKCGSLDDSRKIFLEMPSRDSVTWNSMISAYGLHGYGEQALQHFYEMKERGVKLDAVTFLAVLSACNHAGLVTEGQQLFEQVNADCEIPITIEHYACLIDLHGRSGKLEDALEILRTMPMKPSARIWSSLVSSCKLHGRLDIAESLSSQLIRSEPNNAASYTLLSMIHAEKGRWLDIEQVRETMKLQRLRKCYGFSRIEAGH; translated from the coding sequence ATGATTCTGAGTCTGAATTTGAATCCTCTCCAATGCAATTGCATCTCATTCATCACCAGAAGATTCCTATCCAGTGTGGTCCCCACACATTCCCCTTCAGACCATATAAAAACCTTAGTTTCAATGGGTCTTTAtcaccaaacacttcaatttttcACACAACTTCATTTCTCTGCTCACCATTTCAATTCCATCCCTTTTGTTCTTCCATCAGTGATCAAAGCATGTTCCTTTACCCACTTTCATGCATTTGGCACACAGCTTCATTGCTTAGCTTTTATCACAGGCTCATACACCGACCCAATTGTCTCGAATTCAATTATTTCTATGTATGCGAAATTTTTTGATATCGAATCAGCACGCCAAGTGTTTGATACAATGCCTCACAGAGATACCATCACTTGGAACTCTATGATCAATGCTTATTTGCAAAATGGGTTGCTTGTAGAAGCTCTGCAAATGTTGAAAGATTTTTACTTTCTTGGTTTTCTTCCCAAGCCGGAGTTGTTGGCTAGTATGGTATCCATGTGTGGGAGGGAAATGGATTTGGGTTGGAGGATAGGAAGACAGATTCATGgacttgttgttgttgatgggaGGATACGAATTCAACATTCGGTTTTTCTGTCGACGGCTTTTGTGGATTTCTATTTTAGGTGCGGTGATTCTTTGATGGCTCGAAGTGTGTTTGATGAGATGGAGGTGAAAAATGAGGTTTCGTGGACTGCGGTGATATCTGGTTGTGCCAATAATCAAGATTACGATGTAGCTTTAGCGTGCTATAGAGAAATGCAGGTCGAGGGTGTTAGCCCAAATAGAGTAACACTGATTGCACTTTTAGCAGCTTGTGCAAGGCCAGGCTTTGTTAAGTATGGAAAGGAGATTCATGGTTATGCCTTTCGTCGTGGGTTTGATTCATGTCATAGTTTTTCACCGGCTCTCATATATTTGTATTGTGAATGTGGACAATCACTGCACCTTGCTGAACGAATTTTTGAAGGGTCTAGTTTAAGAGATGTGGTGCTGTGGAGTTCAATCATAGGGAGCTATGCTCGAAGAGGAGAGAGCGACAAAGCTTTGAAGCTTTTTAATAAGATGAGGACTGAAGAAACTGAACCAAACTATGTAACTTTATTGGCAGTGATATCTGCATGTACAAACTTATCTTCATTTAAGCATGGTGGTGTAATCCATGGCTACATCTTGAAATTTGGAATTGGTTTTAGCATCTTTGTGTGCAATGCACTTATAAATATGTATGCCAAGTGTGGTAGTCTAGATGATTCTCGCAAGATATTCCTAGAAATGCCAAGTAGAGATTCGGTTACATGGAATAGTATGATCAGTGCCTATGGCCTTCATGGATATGGAGAACAAGCTTTACaacatttttatgaaatgaaagagagaggAGTCAAGCTTGATGCAGTCACATTTCTTGCAGTTTTATCTGCTTGTAACCATGCTGGCCTTGTCACCGAGGGACAACAGTTATTTGAGCAAGTAAATGCAGATTGTGAAATTCCAATCACCATAGAGCATTATGCATGCCTAATTGATCTTCATGGAAGGTCAGGGAAACTTGAAGATGCTTTGGAAATTCTGAGAACAATGCCTATGAAACCGAGTGCAAGAATATGGAGCTCTCTTGTATCATCCTGTAAGCTTCATGGAAGACTAGATATTGCAGAATCACTATCATCTCAGCTTATAAGATCAGAACCAAATAATGCTGCTAGTTACACATTGTTGAGTATGATTCATGCCGAGAAGGGTCGTTGGCTTGATATAGAACAAGTGAGGGAAACCATGAAACTACAAAGATTAAGAAAATGTTATGGATTCAGCCGCATTGAGGCAGGCCATTAG
- the LOC11430355 gene encoding myosin-binding protein 1 codes for MMQMQTLGRFCLLIFLHHSVLGIYHKFLRFSLRFFLFMDFPSTFNFLTQASELGCGIVLLGYFSRIFNLIGLVLIFGICFKILRFSDTPRLRKPQKVVNLDTQLKSNVKYDDGLVGLDMKDMDGGLEDEVFDVMSLRKLVKMERERYVAACAEIEKERVAASSAAEEAMAMILRLQNEKSSVEIEANQFRRMVEERQEYDHEVIESLRWDVVQLESQKTFLEEELGIFKEKLREFMRDDEIELIEGADFAREFCNFSVEYDLDDSLDDTASH; via the coding sequence ATGATGCAGATGCAGACTCTGGGTcgtttttgtttgttgatttttctaCATCACTCTGTTCTTGGCATTTACCACAAATTTCTTCGTTTTTCTCTTcgtttttttctcttcatggATTTTCCTTCTACTTTCAATTTCCTCACACAAGCTAGTGAACTTGGTTGTGGTATTGTTCTCCTTGGTTACTTCTCTCGTATTTTTAATCTCATTggtcttgttttgattttcggTATCTGTTTTAAGATTCTTCGATTTTCTGATACACCCAGATTGAGAAAACCACAAAAGGTTGTTAATTTGGATACCCAATTGAAATCTAATGTGAAATATGATGATGGGTTGGTGGGATTGGATATGAAAGATATGGATGGTGGTTTGGAAGATGAGGTGTTTGATGTAATGTCGCTTAGGAAATTGGTGAAAATGGAGAGGGAGAGGTATGTTGCTGCGTGTGCTGAGATCGAGAAAGAACGTGTAGCGGCTTCTAGTGCTGCAGAGGAGGCAATGGCAATGATTTTGAGGCTGCAGAATGAGAAGAGTTCGGTTGAGATTGAAGCGAATCAGTTTCGGAGGATGGTGGAGGAGAGACAAGAGTATGATCACGAAGTGATTGAATCGTTGAGGTGGGATGTTGTGCAGCTCGAGTCTCAGAAGACCTTTTTGGAGGAAGAGTTGGGGATTTTTAAGGAGAAACTGAGGGAGTTTATGAGGGATGATGAAATTGAGTTAATTGAAGGTGCTGATTTTGCTAGGGAGTTTTGTAATTTCTCTGTTGAATATGATCTAGATGATTCTTTAGATGATACTGCATCACACTAA